From Pseudomonas sp. StFLB209, a single genomic window includes:
- the ruvA gene encoding Holliday junction branch migration protein RuvA, which translates to MIGRLRGALIEKQPPHLLLDVNGVGYELEVPMSTLYRLPHAGETVTLHTHLVVREDAHLLYGFFEKRERELFRELIRLNGVGPKLALALMSGLDVDELVRCVQAQDTSALTRIPGVGKKTAERLLVELKDRFKAWEVLPGAFTLVSNGPEALEPVASAESDAMSALISLGYKPQEASKAVSAIKEKNLNSAELIRRALKGMA; encoded by the coding sequence GTGATAGGACGTTTACGCGGTGCCCTGATCGAGAAACAGCCTCCGCATCTGCTGCTGGATGTCAATGGTGTCGGCTACGAGCTGGAGGTGCCAATGAGTACGCTTTATCGGCTGCCTCATGCCGGTGAGACCGTGACCTTGCACACTCATCTGGTGGTGCGTGAAGACGCGCACCTGCTGTATGGCTTTTTCGAAAAGCGCGAGCGTGAGCTGTTTCGCGAGCTTATACGGCTCAACGGTGTAGGCCCCAAGCTGGCCTTGGCGCTCATGTCGGGGCTGGATGTCGATGAGCTGGTGCGTTGTGTTCAGGCCCAGGACACTTCGGCACTGACCCGTATACCGGGGGTCGGCAAAAAAACCGCCGAGCGTCTGCTGGTCGAGCTCAAGGACCGCTTCAAGGCCTGGGAGGTCTTGCCGGGTGCCTTTACCCTGGTTTCCAATGGGCCCGAAGCGCTTGAGCCAGTGGCCAGTGCCGAGTCCGATGCGATGAGTGCGCTGATATCCCTGGGCTACAAACCTCAGGAAGCGAGCAAAGCCGTTTCCGCGATCAAGGAAAAGAATTTGAACAGTGCCGAACTCATTCGTCGTGCGTTGAAGGGGATGGCGTAA
- the ruvB gene encoding Holliday junction branch migration DNA helicase RuvB — MIEADRLITASGGRDRDEQFDRAIRPLSLADYIGQPTVREQMELFIQAARGRSESLDHTLIFGPPGLGKTTLANIIAQEMAVSIKSTSGPVLERPGDLAAILTSLEPNDVLFIDEIHRLSPIVEEVLYPAMEDFQLDIMIGEGPAARSIKLDLPPFTLVGATTRAGMLTNPLRDRFGIVQRLEFYNIADLSTIVARSANILGLVIEPEGAFEIARRARGTPRIANRLLRRVRDFAQVRGNGQITRQAADQALNLLDVDEHGFDHQDRRLLLAMIEKFDGGPVGVDSLAAAISEERHTIEDVLEPYLIQQGYIMRTPRGRVVTRHAYLHFGLNIPSRMGEMPATGEPVDDNAD; from the coding sequence GTGATAGAAGCCGATCGCCTGATAACTGCCAGCGGGGGGCGCGACCGGGACGAGCAGTTCGACCGCGCCATTCGCCCGCTGAGCCTGGCCGACTACATTGGCCAGCCCACCGTGCGCGAGCAGATGGAACTGTTCATTCAGGCCGCGCGAGGGCGCAGTGAGTCCCTCGACCACACCCTGATCTTCGGTCCGCCCGGCCTTGGCAAGACCACGCTGGCCAATATCATTGCTCAGGAGATGGCGGTCTCGATCAAGAGTACCTCCGGACCGGTGCTGGAGCGGCCTGGCGACCTGGCAGCGATCCTGACCAGCCTCGAACCTAACGATGTACTGTTTATCGACGAGATCCACCGGCTTTCGCCGATTGTCGAAGAAGTGCTGTATCCGGCGATGGAAGACTTCCAGCTCGACATCATGATTGGCGAGGGGCCGGCAGCCCGTTCGATCAAGCTGGACCTGCCGCCTTTCACCCTGGTTGGTGCCACCACCCGTGCCGGCATGCTGACCAATCCACTGCGTGATCGCTTCGGAATCGTGCAGCGTCTGGAGTTCTACAACATTGCCGACCTGTCGACCATTGTCGCGCGCTCGGCCAATATCCTCGGGCTGGTCATCGAGCCTGAGGGCGCCTTTGAGATCGCCCGCCGGGCGCGCGGTACGCCGCGAATCGCCAACCGTCTGCTGCGCCGGGTACGCGATTTCGCGCAGGTGCGCGGCAATGGCCAGATCACTCGGCAGGCGGCGGACCAGGCCTTGAACCTGCTGGATGTCGATGAGCATGGTTTTGATCATCAGGACCGCCGCTTGCTGCTGGCCATGATTGAGAAATTCGACGGTGGTCCGGTGGGGGTCGACAGTCTCGCGGCCGCGATCAGTGAAGAGCGCCATACCATTGAAGATGTACTTGAGCCCTACCTGATCCAGCAGGGGTATATCATGCGTACCCCTCGGGGCCGAGTCGTCACTCGCCATGCGTATTTGCATTTCGGGCTGAATATTCCGTCACGAATGGGCGAAATGCCAGCTACCGGGGAACCTGTAGATGATAATGCCGACTAA
- the ybgC gene encoding tol-pal system-associated acyl-CoA thioesterase produces the protein MRAQNGVQSFAHRCRVYYEDTDAGGVVYYVNYLKFMERARTEQLRQLGFNQSTLADENLLFVVHSSEARYHKPARLDDELLVTAQVIELNRASLRFRQQVTRVADATLLCEGQFLVACVSADSFRPRAIPETLRAAFALQHSGAGLPSDSEQEIERGSC, from the coding sequence ATGCGCGCGCAAAACGGGGTTCAGTCGTTCGCACATCGCTGTCGCGTCTATTACGAAGACACCGATGCCGGCGGCGTCGTCTACTACGTCAATTACCTGAAATTCATGGAACGGGCTCGCACCGAGCAGCTGCGGCAACTGGGGTTCAACCAGTCCACGCTGGCCGATGAGAACCTGTTGTTTGTCGTGCATTCCAGTGAGGCGCGTTACCACAAGCCGGCGCGGCTGGACGACGAACTGTTGGTCACCGCGCAAGTTATCGAACTCAACCGCGCCAGCCTGCGTTTTCGCCAGCAGGTCACGCGAGTGGCCGATGCAACGCTGCTCTGCGAGGGGCAGTTCCTGGTGGCGTGTGTCAGCGCCGATAGTTTCAGACCCCGGGCCATTCCAGAAACGCTGCGTGCGGCTTTTGCCTTGCAGCACAGTGGCGCGGGCTTACCTTCAGATTCAGAGCAGGAGATAGAACGTGGAAGCTGCTAA
- the tolQ gene encoding protein TolQ → MWSLVSNASIVVQLVMLSLVAASVASWVMIFQRSNMIRAGRRALESFEERFWSGIDLSKLYRQAGSNPDPDSGVEQIFRAGFKEFSRLRQQPGVDPDAVMEGVARAMRVAISREEEKLETGLPFLATVGSTSPYIGLFGTVWGIMNSFRGLATAQQATLATVAPGIAEALIATAIGLFAAIPAVMAYNRFAARTETLIGRYYTFADEFQAILHRKVHTSEE, encoded by the coding sequence ATGTGGAGTTTGGTCAGCAATGCCAGCATTGTCGTGCAGTTGGTCATGCTGAGCCTGGTGGCTGCCTCGGTTGCCTCATGGGTAATGATATTTCAGCGCAGTAACATGATCAGGGCCGGCCGGCGTGCGCTGGAAAGTTTCGAGGAGCGGTTCTGGTCGGGCATCGATCTGTCCAAGCTGTATCGTCAGGCTGGCAGCAACCCTGATCCGGATTCGGGTGTGGAGCAGATCTTCCGTGCCGGCTTCAAGGAGTTCTCCCGGCTGCGTCAGCAACCGGGCGTTGACCCGGATGCGGTGATGGAAGGCGTAGCGCGTGCGATGCGCGTGGCCATTTCCCGCGAAGAAGAAAAGCTCGAAACCGGCCTGCCGTTTCTGGCAACCGTCGGCTCGACCAGTCCTTATATTGGTCTGTTCGGTACTGTGTGGGGGATCATGAACTCCTTCCGGGGGCTGGCCACCGCCCAGCAAGCGACACTGGCCACCGTAGCGCCAGGTATTGCCGAGGCTCTGATTGCAACGGCCATCGGCCTGTTTGCAGCCATCCCGGCCGTTATGGCTTACAACCGTTTCGCCGCGCGCACCGAGACTCTGATCGGCCGTTACTACACCTTTGCCGACGAGTTCCAGGCCATCCTGCACCGTAAAGTGCATACCAGCGAAGAGTGA
- the tolR gene encoding protein TolR encodes MALIARDRRNKRRPVAEMNVVPYIDVMLVLLVIFMVTAPMINQGVKVDLPKVSSESLPQDNNNQVLTISIKADKTYYWNVGSEVDTDKQMDKAMTLPQLTSAVTKIIAAGRDAGKQTQVFIRGDKAVDYGSVMVTMGGLQKAGIANVGLITEAP; translated from the coding sequence ATGGCTTTGATCGCTCGAGATCGTCGCAACAAACGTCGGCCGGTCGCCGAAATGAACGTGGTGCCTTACATCGACGTGATGCTGGTACTGCTGGTCATTTTCATGGTCACCGCGCCCATGATCAACCAGGGCGTCAAGGTCGACCTGCCCAAGGTTTCCAGTGAGAGCCTGCCGCAGGACAACAACAACCAGGTCCTGACCATTTCAATCAAGGCTGACAAAACCTATTACTGGAATGTGGGCAGCGAGGTCGATACCGACAAGCAGATGGACAAGGCGATGACCTTGCCCCAGCTGACCAGTGCAGTGACCAAGATCATTGCGGCCGGGCGTGATGCCGGCAAGCAGACCCAGGTCTTTATCCGTGGTGACAAGGCGGTGGACTACGGTTCGGTCATGGTCACCATGGGTGGACTGCAGAAAGCCGGTATTGCCAACGTCGGCCTGATTACTGAGGCCCCCTGA
- the tolA gene encoding cell envelope integrity protein TolA — MQPIREPSASESYFWPSVWAVALHILIFGMLFVSFAMTPELPEAKPVVQATLYQLKSKSQATTQTNQKIAGEAKRTAARQTEVEQLEQKKIEQQKQEAVKAAEQKKADEAQKAEEQKAAAAEEAKKAAEQKAAEQKAEEARKAADEAKKAAEAKKAEEKQQADIAKKKAEEEAKKKAEEDAKKAAAEEAKKKAADEAKKQAAEDAKKQAAEDAKKKAAEDAKKKAAADAAAKKAQEAARKAAEDKKAQALADLLSDKPERQQALADEVGDQVAGSFDDLIRLRASEGWSRPPSARNNMSVQLQIKMLPDGTISSVTVAKSSGDGPFDSSAVAAVRNIGRLTEMQGLKPAEFAPYRSFKMTFTPGDLAL; from the coding sequence ATGCAGCCAATTCGAGAGCCATCCGCCTCGGAAAGCTACTTCTGGCCCAGTGTCTGGGCGGTGGCCCTGCATATCCTGATTTTCGGCATGCTCTTTGTCAGTTTTGCCATGACCCCTGAGCTGCCTGAAGCCAAGCCTGTGGTTCAGGCTACGCTGTATCAGCTCAAGTCCAAGAGTCAGGCAACCACCCAGACTAACCAGAAGATCGCTGGCGAGGCGAAAAGAACCGCTGCACGGCAGACTGAAGTCGAGCAGCTGGAACAGAAAAAGATCGAGCAGCAGAAGCAGGAAGCTGTAAAAGCGGCGGAACAAAAGAAAGCCGATGAGGCTCAAAAAGCCGAAGAACAGAAAGCTGCTGCCGCCGAAGAAGCCAAGAAGGCGGCTGAACAGAAAGCTGCCGAACAGAAAGCCGAAGAGGCGCGCAAGGCGGCTGATGAAGCCAAGAAAGCGGCCGAAGCGAAAAAGGCCGAAGAGAAACAGCAGGCTGATATAGCCAAGAAAAAAGCTGAAGAAGAAGCGAAGAAAAAAGCCGAGGAAGATGCCAAGAAGGCAGCTGCCGAGGAAGCCAAGAAGAAGGCAGCGGACGAGGCCAAGAAACAGGCCGCCGAAGATGCCAAGAAGCAGGCTGCCGAGGACGCGAAAAAGAAAGCCGCTGAAGACGCCAAGAAAAAGGCTGCTGCAGATGCTGCTGCCAAGAAGGCTCAGGAAGCTGCACGCAAGGCAGCCGAAGACAAGAAAGCGCAGGCGCTGGCTGACTTGCTTTCCGACAAGCCGGAGCGACAGCAGGCATTGGCCGACGAGGTGGGCGATCAGGTTGCCGGTAGTTTCGACGATCTGATCAGGTTGCGCGCGTCTGAAGGCTGGAGTCGTCCGCCGTCTGCCCGCAACAACATGTCTGTACAGTTGCAGATCAAGATGTTGCCCGACGGGACGATTTCTTCGGTAACAGTTGCCAAGTCCAGTGGTGACGGGCCGTTTGACAGCTCTGCTGTTGCTGCCGTCAGGAACATTGGGCGTTTGACAGAAATGCAGGGGCTGAAGCCGGCTGAGTTCGCGCCCTATCGCTCATTCAAGATGACATTTACTCCAGGAGATCTAGCCCTGTGA
- the tolB gene encoding Tol-Pal system beta propeller repeat protein TolB, whose product MANAEEKNILVTSGSDRATPIAVVPFGWQGGNVLPDDMAEIIGNDLRNSGYYSPIPKQNMISLPAQASEVIFRDWKALGAQYVMVGNIVPAGGRLQVQYALFNVATEQQVLTGSVSGTTDQLRDMSHFISDQSFEKLTGIKGAFSTRMLYVTAERFSETNTRYTLQRSDYDGARAVTLLQSREPILSPRFAPDGKRIAYVSFEQKRPRIFVQHIDTGRREQITNFEGLNGAPAWSPDGSKLAFVLSKDGNPEIYVINLASRQLSRVTNDSSIDTEPFFGKDGSTIYFTSDRGGKPQIYKTSINGGGATRVTFVGNYNANPKLSADEKTLVMIHRQEGFTNFKVAAQDLARGSVKILTDSNLDESPTVAPNGTMVIYATRQQGRGVLMLVSLNGRVRLPLPTAQGEVREPSWSPYLN is encoded by the coding sequence ATGGCCAACGCAGAAGAGAAGAACATTCTGGTTACCAGTGGCAGTGACCGCGCCACGCCGATTGCGGTCGTGCCATTCGGCTGGCAGGGCGGTAACGTCCTGCCAGATGACATGGCTGAAATCATCGGCAATGACCTGCGTAACTCGGGTTACTACTCGCCGATTCCGAAGCAGAACATGATCAGTCTGCCGGCCCAGGCCAGCGAAGTGATCTTCCGTGACTGGAAAGCGCTGGGCGCCCAATACGTCATGGTGGGTAACATCGTGCCCGCTGGTGGTCGCCTGCAAGTGCAGTACGCCCTGTTCAACGTCGCTACCGAGCAGCAAGTGCTGACTGGCAGTGTGTCGGGGACTACTGATCAATTGCGCGACATGTCGCACTTTATTTCCGACCAGTCGTTCGAGAAGCTGACAGGTATTAAAGGTGCGTTCTCGACCCGTATGCTGTACGTGACTGCCGAGCGTTTCTCCGAAACCAACACTCGCTACACCTTGCAGCGTTCCGACTACGATGGCGCACGTGCAGTGACCCTGCTGCAATCGCGTGAGCCGATCCTTTCGCCACGCTTTGCGCCGGATGGCAAACGTATCGCTTACGTCTCGTTCGAGCAGAAGCGTCCGCGTATTTTTGTACAGCATATCGATACCGGTCGCCGTGAGCAGATCACCAACTTCGAAGGCCTCAACGGTGCACCAGCCTGGTCGCCGGATGGCAGCAAACTGGCGTTCGTGCTGTCCAAGGACGGTAACCCGGAGATCTACGTGATCAACCTGGCCAGCCGTCAGCTGAGCCGAGTCACCAACGATTCTTCGATCGATACCGAACCGTTCTTCGGTAAGGATGGCTCGACCATCTACTTCACGTCCGACCGTGGCGGCAAACCGCAGATCTACAAAACCAGCATTAATGGTGGTGGTGCCACTCGCGTAACGTTCGTGGGCAACTACAATGCCAATCCGAAACTGTCGGCTGACGAAAAGACCCTGGTAATGATCCATCGCCAGGAAGGCTTCACCAATTTCAAGGTTGCGGCTCAGGATCTGGCCCGCGGAAGTGTAAAAATCCTTACAGATAGCAACCTTGATGAGTCACCTACTGTTGCGCCCAACGGCACCATGGTAATCTACGCCACCCGCCAGCAGGGCCGGGGAGTCTTGATGCTCGTGTCCCTTAACGGACGCGTAAGGCTCCCGCTTCCTACCGCTCAAGGCGAAGTCAGAGAACCTTCCTGGTCCCCTTACCTGAACTGA
- the pal gene encoding peptidoglycan-associated lipoprotein Pal, with translation MEMLKFGKFAALALAMAVAVGCSSKGGDNAGAGGAVDPNAGYGANSGAVDGSLSEEAALRAITTFYFEYDSSDLKQEALRALDVHAKDLKANGARVVLEGNTDERGTREYNLALGERRAKAVQRYLVLQGVSPAQLELVSYGEERPVATGNDEQSWAQNRRVELRK, from the coding sequence ATGGAAATGCTGAAGTTTGGTAAGTTTGCTGCGCTGGCTCTGGCCATGGCCGTAGCTGTAGGTTGTTCCTCCAAAGGCGGCGACAATGCCGGCGCTGGTGGTGCAGTTGATCCTAACGCTGGTTACGGCGCCAACTCTGGTGCTGTCGACGGCAGCCTGAGCGAAGAAGCTGCTCTGCGCGCAATCACCACCTTCTACTTCGAATACGACAGCTCGGACCTGAAGCAAGAAGCCCTGCGCGCGCTGGACGTTCACGCCAAGGACCTGAAAGCCAACGGCGCTCGCGTCGTTCTGGAAGGTAACACCGACGAGCGCGGCACTCGTGAATACAACCTGGCACTGGGCGAGCGTCGTGCGAAAGCCGTTCAACGCTACCTGGTTCTGCAGGGCGTGTCCCCAGCTCAGCTGGAGCTGGTTTCCTACGGTGAAGAGCGTCCAGTTGCTACCGGCAACGACGAGCAATCGTGGGCTCAGAACCGTCGCGTCGAACTGCGTAAGTAA
- the ybgF gene encoding tol-pal system protein YbgF, with product MTCRRALTVLALTLPLTAWGAVPVVGDNSGSGSSYPPAGYGTSGAYVGGEASAAPSAQGQLFMQLQQMQEEISRLRGIVEVQQNDIQRMKQEALERYQDLDQRIVSGASAAANNNSQPAGGAIDASGTPSAPAAQAPAAGTEPPDPAKEKLYYDASLDLVKAKDFDKASQALAAFLRKYPNSTYAGNAQYWLGEVNLAKGDLQGAGQAFAKVSQLYPKHGKVPDSLYKLADVERRLGHTDKVKGILQQVVAQYPGTSAAQLAQRDLQRL from the coding sequence ATGACTTGCCGTCGTGCTCTAACCGTTCTGGCCCTCACCCTGCCGCTTACTGCATGGGGTGCGGTTCCTGTAGTCGGTGACAATTCTGGCTCTGGCAGCAGTTATCCGCCAGCGGGTTATGGCACGTCCGGCGCCTACGTCGGAGGCGAGGCTTCGGCCGCGCCTTCGGCGCAGGGTCAGCTGTTCATGCAGCTGCAACAGATGCAGGAAGAAATATCGCGTTTGCGCGGTATCGTCGAGGTTCAACAGAATGACATCCAGCGCATGAAGCAGGAAGCTCTGGAGCGTTATCAGGACCTGGACCAGCGTATCGTCAGTGGCGCTTCTGCTGCTGCGAACAATAATTCCCAACCGGCTGGCGGCGCAATCGACGCCAGCGGTACACCATCGGCCCCGGCAGCTCAGGCTCCGGCGGCTGGCACCGAGCCGCCAGACCCGGCCAAAGAGAAGCTCTATTACGACGCTTCCCTGGATCTGGTCAAAGCCAAGGATTTCGACAAGGCCAGTCAGGCACTTGCCGCATTCCTGCGTAAATACCCCAACAGCACTTACGCGGGCAACGCTCAATACTGGCTGGGTGAGGTAAACCTGGCCAAGGGTGACCTGCAAGGTGCCGGTCAGGCATTTGCCAAGGTAAGTCAGCTGTACCCCAAACACGGTAAAGTGCCCGATTCGCTTTACAAGCTGGCAGATGTCGAGCGTCGCCTGGGGCATACCGACAAGGTCAAAGGTATTTTGCAGCAGGTTGTAGCCCAGTATCCGGGTACTTCCGCTGCTCAATTGGCGCAGCGTGACCTTCAGCGTCTTTGA
- the queE gene encoding 7-carboxy-7-deazaguanine synthase QueE: protein MQDTLRITEVFHSLQGETRTSGLPTVFVRLTGCPLRCQYCDSAYAFSGGTIMTLDAIVEQVATWRPRYVCVTGGEPLAQPNAIALLKRLCDAGYDVSLETSGALDISAVDTRVSRVVDLKTPGSMEVSRNRYENIELLTPNDQVKFVLCSREDYDWAVSKLIQYRLDQRVSEVLFSASHHQLKARDLADWIVADNLPVRMQMQLHKLLWDDEPGR from the coding sequence ATGCAAGACACATTACGTATCACCGAAGTTTTTCACTCGTTGCAGGGTGAAACCCGCACGTCCGGGCTGCCCACTGTATTTGTGCGGTTGACCGGTTGCCCGCTGCGCTGCCAGTACTGCGACAGCGCCTATGCGTTCAGCGGCGGCACCATCATGACGCTGGACGCCATTGTCGAACAGGTTGCAACCTGGCGACCGCGCTATGTATGCGTGACCGGCGGTGAGCCTCTGGCCCAGCCCAATGCGATCGCGCTGCTCAAGCGCCTGTGTGATGCTGGCTATGACGTCTCTCTGGAAACCAGCGGGGCGCTTGATATCTCGGCAGTCGACACCCGTGTCAGTCGTGTTGTGGATCTCAAGACCCCGGGCTCGATGGAAGTCTCGCGTAACCGCTACGAGAACATCGAGTTGCTGACGCCTAATGATCAGGTCAAGTTTGTGCTCTGCTCTCGGGAAGACTACGACTGGGCGGTGTCCAAGCTGATTCAGTACCGGCTTGATCAGCGAGTGAGCGAAGTCCTGTTCTCGGCCAGTCACCATCAGTTGAAAGCGCGTGATCTGGCGGACTGGATCGTCGCAGATAATCTGCCGGTGCGTATGCAGATGCAATTGCACAAGCTGCTTTGGGACGATGAGCCCGGGCGTTGA
- the queC gene encoding 7-cyano-7-deazaguanine synthase QueC, with product MSDKKAVILLSGGLDSATVVAMARAEGYACYTMSFDYGQRHRAELDAAARVAKDLGAIEHKVIGLNLDGLGGSALTDSSIDVPEAPTEGIPVTYVPARNTVFLSLALGWAEVLEARDIFIGVNAVDYSGYPDCRPEFVEAFERLANLATKAGVEGQGFTIRAPLQNLSKADIIKAGTELGVDYALTVSCYQADDQGRACRKCDSCRLRAEGFAAAGVNDPTNYF from the coding sequence ATGAGTGACAAGAAAGCGGTCATCCTGCTGTCTGGCGGCCTGGATTCGGCCACGGTTGTGGCTATGGCTCGCGCCGAAGGTTACGCCTGTTACACCATGAGCTTTGATTATGGCCAACGCCATCGCGCCGAGCTCGATGCAGCTGCACGTGTGGCGAAAGACCTGGGTGCCATCGAGCACAAGGTTATCGGTCTGAATCTGGACGGCCTGGGCGGCTCGGCCCTGACTGACAGCAGCATTGATGTGCCCGAGGCGCCCACCGAAGGTATCCCGGTTACCTATGTGCCGGCGCGAAACACCGTGTTCCTGTCGCTGGCGCTGGGCTGGGCCGAGGTGCTGGAGGCGCGGGACATCTTCATCGGCGTCAACGCGGTGGATTACTCCGGCTACCCCGACTGCCGCCCCGAGTTCGTCGAAGCCTTCGAGCGCCTGGCCAACCTGGCGACCAAAGCCGGTGTAGAAGGGCAAGGCTTTACCATCCGTGCGCCGCTGCAAAACTTGAGCAAGGCTGACATCATCAAGGCGGGGACGGAACTTGGTGTGGATTATGCGCTGACGGTTTCCTGCTATCAGGCTGATGATCAGGGCCGTGCCTGCCGTAAATGCGATAGCTGCCGCCTGCGTGCAGAAGGCTTCGCTGCGGCCGGTGTGAATGACCCAACCAATTATTTTTAA
- the nadA gene encoding quinolinate synthase NadA → MTQISERFLVQAHLAAKQPRELSLEEQAHYRAQIAAELKARDAVLVAHYYCDPVIQALAEETGGCVADSLEMARFSNNHPASTVLVAGVRFMGETAKILNPEKRVFMPTLEATCSLDVGCPVDEFSAFCDKHPDRTVVVYANTSAAVKARADWVVTSGCALEIVESLMDNGEKIIWAPDKHLGRWIQRETGADMLLWDGACIVHEEFKSKQLEDMKALYPEAAVLVHPESPEAVIALADAVGSTSQMIAAAQRLPNKTFIVATDRGIFYKMQQVCPDKIFIEAPTAGNGAACRSCAHCPWMAMNTLERTLQCLQDGSNEIFVDPALIPHAVRPLQRMLDFTQAARLRQAGNA, encoded by the coding sequence ATGACGCAGATTTCCGAACGCTTTCTGGTGCAGGCCCATCTGGCGGCCAAGCAGCCAAGAGAGTTGAGCCTCGAAGAACAAGCCCACTACCGTGCGCAGATCGCTGCCGAACTCAAAGCGCGTGATGCGGTGCTGGTTGCGCATTATTACTGCGACCCGGTTATTCAGGCGCTGGCCGAAGAGACCGGCGGGTGTGTGGCGGACTCTCTGGAGATGGCGCGTTTCAGCAATAACCACCCTGCCAGCACCGTGCTGGTTGCCGGGGTGCGGTTCATGGGCGAGACAGCCAAGATCCTCAACCCGGAAAAGCGCGTGTTCATGCCGACCCTGGAGGCAACCTGTTCGCTGGATGTGGGTTGTCCTGTCGATGAGTTCTCGGCGTTTTGCGATAAGCATCCTGACCGCACGGTGGTGGTCTATGCCAATACCTCGGCAGCTGTTAAAGCTCGCGCCGACTGGGTGGTGACTTCCGGCTGTGCGCTGGAAATCGTCGAAAGCCTGATGGATAACGGCGAGAAGATCATCTGGGCACCGGACAAGCATCTGGGGCGCTGGATTCAGCGCGAGACCGGCGCTGACATGCTGCTGTGGGACGGTGCCTGCATTGTCCATGAAGAATTCAAGTCCAAGCAGCTTGAGGATATGAAGGCGCTGTACCCTGAGGCGGCAGTGCTGGTGCATCCGGAGTCGCCGGAAGCGGTTATTGCGTTGGCCGATGCAGTCGGTTCTACCAGTCAGATGATCGCTGCCGCGCAACGTCTGCCGAACAAAACTTTTATCGTTGCCACTGATCGCGGCATTTTCTACAAGATGCAGCAGGTGTGCCCCGACAAGATCTTCATCGAGGCGCCCACCGCCGGTAACGGCGCGGCATGCCGCAGTTGTGCGCATTGTCCGTGGATGGCCATGAATACCCTGGAGCGTACCTTGCAGTGCCTGCAGGACGGTAGCAACGAGATCTTTGTCGATCCAGCCCTGATTCCGCATGCCGTACGCCCGTTGCAGCGCATGCTGGACTTCACCCAGGCTGCCCGTCTGAGGCAGGCGGGCAACGCTTGA